The genomic window CTTGCCGCACGAAATTTACCGAAAGAAAAACAAAAAACCGTTATATTATGGGGAACAATTGGCGCCGTCCTCATCCGCGCCCTTGCAACCATCGCGATTGTATGGCTGCTAAAAGTCCCAGGATTGCTGCTTGTCGGCGGCATTCTCCTAGTCTGGATTGCGTATAAGTTATTAGTTGAGGAAAAAGGGCATGAAGTAAAAGCTGGTGATAGTATAATGGCAGCGATTAGAACGATTATTATTGCCGATGCAGCAATGGGGATTGACAATGTATTAGCCGTTGCAGGTGCAGCACAGGGCAGTGTTTGGCTTGTCATTTTAGGATTAATGATTTCGGTTCCGATTGTCGTTTGGGGAAGCACCATTATCATTAAATGGATGGAGCGTTATCCGGTTATTATTACAATTGGTTCCGGAATACTAGCTTGGACTGCGGCAAAAATGATTGTTGCTGAACCTTTCATGAAAACATTTTTTGCAAACGACTTTTTGAAATACGGCTTTGAATTTCTCGTAATAGCCGCAGTTATTGTTGCAGGTAAAATAAAGAAAATGAATCGCTCAAAAAACCAACTAGCGACAGATCATCTTTCTTAGAAATAAAGGGCTGTCATCATTGCTATAGTAGAAACAATGATGACAGCCCTTTTCACCTATGTATTTAGATAGTTATGTTTTTTTTAAATCACATTTTTTTTGCTTTCCTTGATTTAATAAAAGTAAACAGAAAAATAAGAAAAACAATAACAATCCCAACATAAGCAACATTGGAATAAACATCCATATATCCCACAATCGAATCCCAAGATTCCCCCACTGAAGCGCCAAGTTTAATAAGTACAATATTCCAGATACATGTTCCGACTGTTGTCAAAATAAGAAATAAAACGAATTTCATATTGGACATTCCCGCTGGAATGGAAATTAAACTTCTAATTAACGGCACAAAGCGGCAAAAAAATACCGTCCACGGCCCATATTTATCAAACCAAGCATCCGCTTTATATAAATCGTCTCTTGTTAAGCGCAGGATGCGCCCCCATTTGTCAATGATTTTTTCCATATTTTCTACGTCTAAAAGCAAGCCGATTCCGTAAAGGACAACAGCGCCAAGCACGGAGCCAATCGTTGAGGCAATTACGACGCCCGTAATTGTTAAATCAGTATTAGTTGTCATAAACCCGCCAAAAGTCAAAATGACTTCTGAAGGTATTGGCGGAAAAATATTTTCCAGTGCAATCAAAAGCAAAATTCCAATATACCCATAATCATTAATAATATTTATTAACCAATTTTCCATACTACACTCCTACTCATTATTCTTTAGGATTTTCCACTATAGTATAACAAGAATACAAGAAAAAAACGAAAACTTTTCACAATTCAAACGAAAACCCTACTATATTTGTCCTAGCTAGCTACTCGTCCACATTCATATACTGTTGTGTACTCAATTATATGAATGTAGGGGGTGAACGAATGTCTGCACATTATTATCATTTATGTTGCAAAAATATTGGCAGGCCTGTTGAAATAAGAACTCGTGACGGAAGAGTCCATAGAGGTATGATAACACATGTTGATAATCGGAATGTTTATGTTAGACCATTTGGAGGCGGGCGA from Bacillus sp. (in: firmicutes) includes these protein-coding regions:
- a CDS encoding DedA family protein: MENWLINIINDYGYIGILLLIALENIFPPIPSEVILTFGGFMTTNTDLTITGVVIASTIGSVLGAVVLYGIGLLLDVENMEKIIDKWGRILRLTRDDLYKADAWFDKYGPWTVFFCRFVPLIRSLISIPAGMSNMKFVLFLILTTVGTCIWNIVLIKLGASVGESWDSIVGYMDVYSNVAYVGIVIVFLIFLFTFIKSRKAKKM
- a CDS encoding TerC family protein, yielding MEMEFLTALLAIVIIDLVLAGDNAIVIGLAARNLPKEKQKTVILWGTIGAVLIRALATIAIVWLLKVPGLLLVGGILLVWIAYKLLVEEKGHEVKAGDSIMAAIRTIIIADAAMGIDNVLAVAGAAQGSVWLVILGLMISVPIVVWGSTIIIKWMERYPVIITIGSGILAWTAAKMIVAEPFMKTFFANDFLKYGFEFLVIAAVIVAGKIKKMNRSKNQLATDHLS